In one window of Frigoriglobus tundricola DNA:
- a CDS encoding ATP-binding response regulator gives MPDGSTDEWLLAENEELRVRLEEAEATLDAIRKGEVDAVVVAGVDGHRVYTLEGADQFYRVLIEAMQPGQGAASLSADGTVLYCNRSFAALLKVSQERAGGRPFEEFVAAADRSEWRGILKEAQATQSHGELRLQPVEGAPVPVHLALNALPLSGAVALGLVVTDLTERKNQEETARRLVSEEAARAAAERLARQAQETDRKKDEFLAVLAHELRNPLAPIRNAAQLLKLKGLTDPIMRNARDVIERQAAHLSRLVDDLLDVSRITRGKITLQTALVGLDAVLASAVEASRPVIEAAGHELLVTLPPDPVFLIGDMTRLVQVFGNILVNAAKYTDAGGHIRLAARREPGGVAVSVADNGIGIPADHLPKLFEMFSQVDSALERTQGGLGIGLSLVKGLVELHGGTVEARSEGEGRGSEFTVRLPVSGAAPPAPSGPEPAAAEGRGAFRKRRVLIADDNVDAALSLAEMLALMGHEVVTVHDGLAAVESAGAFRPEVILLDIGMPRLNGYEAARRIREQVGGKSVLLVALTGWGQEEDKRRAAEAGFDRHFTKPVAPDALEKLLAGAR, from the coding sequence ATGCCAGACGGTTCGACCGACGAGTGGCTCCTGGCCGAGAACGAGGAACTGCGCGTGCGGCTGGAGGAGGCCGAGGCCACCCTGGACGCGATCCGCAAGGGCGAAGTGGACGCCGTGGTCGTGGCGGGCGTGGACGGGCACCGCGTGTACACGCTGGAAGGCGCCGACCAGTTCTACCGCGTGCTGATCGAGGCCATGCAGCCGGGGCAGGGGGCGGCCAGCCTGAGCGCCGACGGCACCGTGCTCTACTGCAACCGCTCGTTCGCGGCGCTGCTGAAGGTGTCCCAGGAGCGGGCGGGCGGGCGGCCGTTCGAGGAGTTCGTCGCCGCGGCCGATCGGTCCGAGTGGCGGGGCATCTTGAAGGAGGCTCAGGCGACCCAGAGCCACGGGGAACTCCGGCTCCAGCCGGTCGAGGGCGCGCCCGTACCGGTCCACCTCGCGCTCAACGCCCTGCCGCTGTCGGGCGCGGTGGCCCTCGGGCTGGTGGTGACCGACCTGACCGAGCGCAAGAACCAGGAGGAAACGGCCCGCCGCCTGGTGAGCGAGGAGGCGGCGCGGGCGGCGGCCGAGCGGCTCGCCCGGCAGGCGCAGGAAACGGACCGGAAGAAGGACGAGTTCCTCGCCGTCCTCGCCCACGAGCTCCGGAACCCGCTCGCGCCCATCCGGAACGCCGCCCAGCTCCTGAAGCTCAAAGGGCTCACCGACCCGATCATGCGCAACGCCCGCGACGTGATCGAGCGGCAGGCCGCGCACCTGTCCCGTCTCGTGGACGACCTGCTCGACGTGTCGCGGATCACGCGCGGGAAGATCACCCTCCAGACCGCGCTCGTCGGGCTCGACGCCGTTCTGGCGAGCGCCGTTGAGGCCAGCCGCCCGGTGATCGAGGCGGCCGGGCACGAACTGCTCGTCACGCTGCCCCCCGACCCGGTGTTCCTGATCGGGGACATGACCCGGCTGGTGCAGGTGTTCGGCAACATCCTGGTGAACGCGGCCAAGTACACGGACGCGGGCGGGCACATTCGGCTGGCGGCCCGTCGGGAGCCGGGCGGCGTGGCGGTGTCGGTCGCGGACAACGGGATCGGCATCCCGGCCGACCACCTGCCGAAACTGTTCGAGATGTTCTCGCAGGTGGACTCCGCGCTGGAGCGGACGCAGGGCGGGCTCGGGATCGGGCTGTCGCTCGTGAAGGGGCTGGTCGAGTTGCACGGCGGGACCGTGGAGGCGCGCAGCGAGGGCGAGGGCCGGGGGAGCGAGTTCACCGTTCGGTTGCCGGTGTCGGGCGCGGCGCCCCCCGCGCCGAGCGGCCCGGAGCCCGCGGCGGCGGAGGGGCGCGGGGCCTTCCGCAAGCGCCGGGTGCTGATCGCAGACGACAACGTCGATGCGGCCCTGAGCCTGGCCGAAATGCTGGCCCTCATGGGGCACGAGGTGGTTACCGTTCACGACGGGCTCGCGGCCGTGGAGTCGGCCGGCGCCTTCCGACCCGAGGTGATCCTGCTCGATATCGGCATGCCGCGCCTGAACGGCTACGAGGCCGCCCGGCGGATCCGCGAGCAAGTCGGGGGCAAGAGCGTGCTCCTGGTGGCACTGACGGGATGGGGCCAGGAAGAGGACAAGCGGCGGGCGGCGGAGGCCGGCTTCGACCGCCACTTCACCAAGCCGGTCGCACCGGACGCGCTGGAGAAACTGCTCGCGGGCGCGCGGTGA
- a CDS encoding circadian clock KaiB family protein — MGAGTDGAEAFERRAAEAARERYLLRLFVAGVTPRGSGALARVRALCEEHLPGRYDLEVVDIYQHPGLAVEHQIVVTPTLVKVLPLPVRRLVGDLLETEHVLRGLNLRRPG, encoded by the coding sequence ATGGGCGCCGGCACGGACGGGGCCGAGGCGTTTGAGCGGCGGGCTGCCGAGGCCGCACGAGAGCGCTACCTGTTGCGCCTGTTCGTCGCCGGGGTGACCCCGCGCGGGAGCGGCGCGCTCGCGCGCGTCCGGGCGCTGTGCGAGGAGCACCTGCCCGGGCGGTACGATCTCGAGGTCGTGGACATCTACCAGCACCCCGGGCTGGCCGTGGAGCACCAGATCGTCGTGACCCCGACGCTCGTCAAGGTGCTCCCGCTGCCGGTCCGGCGCCTGGTCGGCGACCTGTTGGAAACGGAGCACGTCCTCCGGGGGCTCAACCTCCGGCGGCCGGGCTGA
- a CDS encoding circadian clock KaiB family protein — protein MTSEGSGEPERPDIWELRLYVAGQTAKSVAAFANLKKLCEEHLAGKYRIEVIDLLINPQLAVGDQIVAIPTLVRTLPEPIRRIIGDLSDTEKVLVGLQLRPRTK, from the coding sequence GTGACGAGCGAGGGGAGCGGAGAACCGGAGCGGCCGGACATTTGGGAGCTGCGGCTGTACGTGGCCGGGCAGACGGCCAAGTCCGTCGCCGCCTTCGCCAATTTGAAGAAGCTGTGCGAGGAGCACCTGGCCGGGAAGTACCGCATCGAGGTGATCGACCTCCTGATCAACCCGCAACTGGCGGTCGGCGATCAGATCGTCGCCATCCCGACGCTGGTCCGTACGCTGCCAGAACCGATCCGCCGGATCATCGGCGACCTGTCGGATACGGAGAAGGTGCTGGTCGGGCTCCAGCTCCGACCGCGGACGAAGTGA
- the kaiC gene encoding circadian clock protein KaiC, translating into MIGAKNQPRAGGDFLPKCPTGIPGLDDVTGGGLPMGRPTLVCGGPGCGKTLLAAEFLVRGATRYDEPGVFMAFEETAAELAANVRSLGFDLNDLIARKKLAVDYVYVERSEIDETGEYDLEGLFVRLGHAIDSLGAKRVVLDTLEVLFSGLSNAAVLRAELRRLFRWFKDRRVTVVITGERGDGSLTRYGLEEYVSDCVIALDHRVTEQVSTRRLRVVKYRGSAHGTNEFPFLISGDGITVVPITSAGMDHPASTERVSTGVAAVDGMLGGKGYLRGTSVLVSGTAGTGKTSLAGHFAAAACARGEKCLYFSFEEAQSQLVRNLRSIGLDLEPWLSTGRLRVHSTRPTRYGLEMHLATMYQEVTDFAPQVVVIDPISNFIAAGTTTEAGAMLVRLVDFLKERGVTSLFTNLTHAGSAAEETDTGISSIIDTWLLLRDTERNGERGGVLYVLKSRGMAHSKQVREFRLTDGGIELGKAVPSAVRAEPRSEGGGP; encoded by the coding sequence ATGATCGGAGCCAAGAACCAACCTCGAGCGGGTGGGGACTTCCTGCCCAAGTGCCCGACCGGGATTCCGGGGCTCGACGACGTGACCGGGGGCGGACTGCCGATGGGGCGGCCCACCCTCGTGTGCGGCGGGCCGGGGTGCGGCAAGACGCTGCTCGCGGCCGAGTTCCTCGTCCGGGGGGCGACCCGGTACGACGAGCCGGGCGTGTTCATGGCGTTCGAAGAAACCGCTGCGGAGCTCGCCGCGAACGTCCGGTCGCTCGGGTTCGATCTGAACGACCTGATCGCGCGGAAGAAGCTCGCGGTGGACTACGTGTACGTCGAGCGGAGCGAGATCGACGAGACCGGCGAGTACGACCTCGAAGGGCTCTTCGTCCGCTTGGGACACGCCATCGACTCGCTCGGCGCGAAGCGGGTCGTACTCGACACCCTTGAGGTCCTGTTCAGCGGGCTGTCCAACGCCGCGGTCCTGCGGGCCGAGCTCCGCCGGCTGTTCCGCTGGTTCAAGGACCGGCGCGTCACCGTCGTCATCACCGGCGAGCGCGGGGACGGGTCGCTCACGCGGTACGGGCTGGAGGAGTACGTTTCGGACTGTGTGATCGCCCTCGACCACCGGGTCACCGAGCAGGTGTCCACCCGCCGGCTCCGGGTCGTGAAGTACCGCGGCTCGGCCCACGGGACCAACGAGTTCCCGTTCCTGATCAGCGGCGACGGCATCACCGTCGTCCCGATCACGTCGGCCGGCATGGACCACCCCGCCTCCACCGAGCGGGTCTCGACCGGGGTCGCGGCCGTGGACGGGATGCTCGGCGGCAAGGGCTACCTGCGGGGCACGAGCGTGCTCGTCTCCGGCACGGCGGGGACCGGGAAGACCAGCCTGGCGGGCCACTTCGCCGCCGCTGCCTGCGCGCGGGGCGAGAAGTGCCTGTACTTCTCCTTCGAGGAGGCCCAGAGCCAACTGGTCCGCAACCTGCGGTCCATCGGGCTGGACCTGGAGCCGTGGCTGAGCACCGGCCGGCTCCGCGTCCACTCCACCCGGCCGACGCGGTACGGGTTGGAAATGCACCTGGCGACGATGTACCAGGAAGTGACCGACTTCGCCCCCCAGGTGGTGGTCATCGACCCCATCAGCAACTTCATCGCCGCGGGCACCACGACCGAGGCCGGGGCGATGCTGGTCCGCCTGGTCGATTTCCTCAAGGAGCGGGGGGTCACCAGCCTCTTCACCAACTTGACGCACGCCGGCTCCGCGGCGGAGGAGACGGACACCGGCATCTCGTCCATCATCGACACCTGGTTGTTGTTGAGGGACACGGAGCGGAACGGCGAGCGCGGCGGCGTCCTGTACGTGCTCAAGTCCCGCGGGATGGCGCACTCGAAGCAGGTCCGGGAGTTCCGGCTCACCGACGGCGGGATCGAGTTGGGCAAAGCGGTGCCGTCGGCGGTGCGGGCGGAGCCCCGGTCCGAAGGAGGTGGCCCGTGA